A single genomic interval of Malania oleifera isolate guangnan ecotype guangnan chromosome 13, ASM2987363v1, whole genome shotgun sequence harbors:
- the LOC131146783 gene encoding protein HOTHEAD-like yields the protein MGRVWGYCRFNSAAFAATLFFYGLCYSDKAPNYSFLHDARSAPANAYYDYIIIGGGTAACALAATLSQGARVVVLERGGSPYGNPNVYNVGSFAASLADVSPSSPSQPFVSEDGVYNSRARVLGGGTALNAGFYSRASAEYVAEAGWDPQGVAEAYRWVEGKVVFEPEVKEWQAAVKDGLLEVGVLPDNGFTYEHLYGTKIGGSIFDRSGHRHTAADLLEYADPGRIAVYLHATVQRVLLRTIGNPRPRAYGVVFKDALGVMHGAFLNNGPNNEVIVSAGAMGSPQMLMLSGIGPSDQLKAHGIEVVLEQPMVGQRMADNPMNAIYVPSPRPVEVALLQAVGITRSDSYIEAASGLSFGPISPQAQLAKEAAQPTNLTQEQARATATANASTTFNSSLQSSTMLRGGIILEKVNGPLSSGHLRLLDRDPNTTPSVVFNYFQHPDDLRKCVEGMSTITKLVMSEAFSKFRYPDATVQGLLGLIVAMPVNLRPRRLTAALSLEKFCVDTVLTIWHYHGGCQVGAVVDAEYRVIGVDALRVVDGSTFNSSPGTNPQATVMMLGRYVGERILNERLNGGGGGQ from the exons ATGGGGAGGGTGTGGGGTTACTGCAGATTTAATTCTGCTGCTTTTGCTGCAACTCTCTTCTTTTATGGTTTGTGCTACTCAGACAAAg ctCCAAACTACTCCTTCCTCCACGACGCAAGATCAGCTCCGGCGAACGCCTACTACGACTACATCATCATCGGCGGCGGAACCGCCGCCTGCGCTTTAGCCGCAACTCTCTCCCAAGGCGCGAGAGTCGTAGTCCTTGAGCGAGGAGGCTCTCCCTATGGCAACCCCAACGTCTACAACGTGGGCTCTTTCGCCGCCTCTCTCGCCGACGTTTCGCCGTCCTCGCCGTCGCAGCCCTTCGTCTCCGAGGACGGCGTGTACAACTCGCGCGCCCGGGTCCTCGGGGGCGGGACAGCGCTGAACGCGGGATTCTACTCGCGGGCGAGCGCCGAGTACGTGGCGGAGGCGGGGTGGGATCCGCAGGGAGTGGCGGAGGCGTACCGTTGGGTGGAAGGGAAGGTGGTGTTCGAGCCGGAGGTGAAGGAGTGGCAGGCGGCGGTGAAAGACGGGTTGCTGGAGGTGGGGGTGTTGCCGGATAATGGGTTCACTTATGAGCATTTGTACGGGACGAAGATTGGGGGATCCATCTTTGATCGGAGCGGCCATCGGCACACGGCGGCGGATTTGCTGGAGTATGCTGATCCGGGAAGGATCGCCGTTTATTTGCACGCGACGGTTCAGAGGGTACTGTTAAGAACAATTG GAAATCCAAGACCAAGAGCCTACGGCGTGGTGTTCAAGGACGCATTAGGAGTGATGCACGGTGCGTTCTTGAACAATGGGCCCAACAACGAGGTCATTGTATCTGCGGGTGCGATGGGAAGCCCACAGATGCTGATGCTGAGTGGAATTGGGCCGAGCGATCAGCTAAAGGCCCATGGGATCGAAGTGGTATTGGAGCAGCCCATGGTTGGGCAGAGGATGGCTGATAATCCGATGAATGCCATCTACGTTCCCTCTCCGCGGCCCGTTGAAGTTGCTCTCCTTCAGGCCGTGGGCATTACCCGGTCCGATAGCTATATTGAAGCCGCTAGTGGGCTCAGTTTCGGCCCCATTTCGCCTCAAGCTCAACTTGCTAAAGAG GCTGCCCAGCCCACcaatctcactcaagaacaagcAAGAGCCACAGCCACGGCCAATGCTTCCACCACCTTCAACTCCTCTCTTCAGAGCTCAACCATGCTCAGGGGAGGAATCATCCTGGAGAAAGTCAACGGCCCCCTCTCCTCCGGCCACCTCCGCCTCCTAGACCGGGACCCCAACACCACCCCCTCAGTCGTCTTCAACTACTTCCAGCACCCGGATGACCTGAGAAAGTGTGTGGAAGGCATGTCCACCATAACCAAACTAGTCATGTCCGAAGCCTTTTCCAAGTTCCGATATCCCGATGCGACCGTGCAAGGCCTTCTAGGGCTAATTGTGGCCATGCCGGTGAACCTGCGGCCAAGGCGTCTCACCGCCGCCCTTTCCCTGGAGAAGTTCTGCGTGGACACGGTGTTGACCATATGGCATTACCACGGAGGGTGCCAAGTCGGGGCGGTGGTGGACGCCGAGTATAGGGTGATCGGAGTGGATGCGCTAAGGGTTGTGGACGGTTCTACGTTTAACAGCTCCCCGGGGACTAATCCTCAAGCTACCGTTATGATGCTTGGAAG GTATGTCGGGGAAAGAATTCTGAATGAGCGGCTCAATGGAGGAGGTGGAGGTCAATAA